Proteins from a genomic interval of Scatophagus argus isolate fScaArg1 chromosome 6, fScaArg1.pri, whole genome shotgun sequence:
- the lrrc7 gene encoding leucine-rich repeat-containing protein 7 isoform X3: MDNYSTLQLQCLEMTTKRKLIGRLVPCRCFRGEEEVISVLDYSHCSLQQVPKEIFSFERTLEELYLDANQIEELPKQLFNCQALKKLSMPDNDLSNLPTTIASLVNLKELDISKNGIQEFPDNIKCCKGLSVVEASVNPITKLPDGFTQLLNLTQLFLNDAFLEYLPANFGRLSKLRILELRENHLKTMPKSIHRLTQLERLDLGSNEFSEVPEVLEQIHNLKELWLDNNSLQSIPGSLGKLRQLRYLDLAKNRIETLDTDISGCEALEDLLLSSNMLQHLPDTIGMLKKLTTLKVDDNQLTSLPSTIGSAKPKQGLSLLEELDCSCNELESLPPTIGYLHSLRTFAADENFLTELPREIGNCKNVTVMSLRSNKLEFLPDEIGQMTKLRVLNLSDNRLKNLPFTFTKLKDLAALWLSDNQSKALIPLQTEAHPETKQKVLTNYMFPQQPRHDEDYQSDSDSFNPTLWEEQRQQRMTVAFDFEDKKEEEDNSGKVKVEINLKRYPTPYPEDLKNMVKSVQSLVGKSVHAGHGHQHQHQHQHQHQLSTGTATSAGTNMEHTHLSKEPYEPPWPLPPKEVTDREMQDFSQTQLMDQGSMHNSGIDIPKRKDKEDLTESSEDSMGGSPNDIRISDMRPTLVEPPMYKPKVVLLGKDKKESTDEEVDKLHCLNHSGSSATYSDYSPSQGSSGSSNPPANTHSHTLSHTHQHTPALSAPSKDQAPQTHWTNRLAQSFPKPIDSKPLLSQRETPPSGTLQQRGDRRPLSEPFDWSEAPHYDNTGFDAEESPLDPPSSTGSQGNPPLGSKPRSQSTHGRRPLLRQERIVGVPLELDTQTLPFHSNQRSTPDNDPSSSGAPTQNPWQNWTRTPSPLEDRTAFPSKLDMTPTSSPNPDRKDIDSRLEQGAGPLPGSWTYHNNQGEQNRKDQLNVSGGNKVTVVMSKSSDRLSPMMRETRSKFKKSQSIDEIDIGSYKVYSIPMDSYSSSIEQQTSLDRPELPGSMEQTNMSRSQSAPMLDDELGFPGHGASSQNQLGQNQKPVIPQKAYHFDHNYNPQVTMDRRVPPPFPNTPDYVNHSSKALEYINQPGKTLPKELVSPRYRAYPPLEMFSFPQSPINQDGLPNQQQQQPVPAQRSRPGFLRRADSLVSSTELALFRRVHEAQQEALQESQYRQQADPPLYSRALAYSTPMEHSALTNMADSQSQMLHNKRNGRYDDDYPTYQEQKKPMIGYPTKSLTQRRPLSARSYSTETYGASQARPVSARPTMAALLEKMPPDYTLATCPEKPSDDTIKVRPVVPQKPEDITSRMPADWRQQLLRHIEAKRLDRTPSQQGAMLDNDQEGVSGSNQWAPYSLGRRDVPPDNLMKKTAHSHNPPSHQPHNTHMIVTSSSSSSSTTPHRAVGQQGYDGMMNKGGQYQPGMPLSVVPSGGPGQYQGNMPQGHSAPGQAYPSSGLPMALSPSGNQPQYNPHSSHTSHQPSLPATNPQYHGNQGMVHSNQVVMTHTNPRPQSARCLLQTKGQKSTDGFQEQLCVRIEKNPGLGFSISGGISGQGNPFKPSDMGIFVTRVQHDGPAASALQPGDKILQANGHSFLHMEHETAVSLLKSFPRTVDLMVLRDSSSH; encoded by the exons TACAGTGTCTGGAAATGACCACTAAGCGGAAGCTGATTGGCCGGCTGGTGCCGTGCCGTTGTTTCCGTGGTGAAGAGGAAGTGATCTCAGTGTTGGACTACTCCcactgcagcctgcagcaggtCCCAAAGGAAATCTTCAGCTTTGAGAGAACACTGGAGGAGCTCTACCTAGACGCCAACCAGATTGAGGAACTACCCAAG CAACTCTTCAACTGCCAGGCCCTGAAGAAGCTGAGCATGCCTGATAACGACCTGTCCAACCTGCCCACCACCATCGCCAGCTTGGTTAACCTCAAAGAGCTTGACATCAGTAAAAACG gtatccAGGAGTTTCCCGACAACATAAAATGCTGTAAAGGCCTGTCTGTGGTGGAGGCCAGTGTTAACCCCATCACCAA ACTCCCAGATGGTTTTACGCAGCTCCTGAATCTCACCCAGCTCTTCTTAAACGATGCCTTCTTGGAGTATCTGCCGGCTAACTTTGGCAG ACTTTCCAAACTACGGATCCTGGAGCTGAGAGAGAACCACCTGAAGACCATGCCAaa GTCCATCCACAGACTGACACAGCTGGAGAGGTTGGATCTGGGTAGCAATGAATTCTCTGAAGTG CCGGAGGTGTTGGAACAGATCCATAACCTAAAAGAGCTGTGGCTGGATAACAACTCTCTGCAGTCCATACCAGGG TCACTAGGAAAACTTCGTCAGTTGCGGTACTTGGACTTAGCTAAGAACCGTATTGAGACGCTGGACACGGACATTTCAGGCTGCGAGGCCTTAGAGGACCTGCTGCTATCTTCCAACATGCTGCAGCACCTCCCTGACACTatag GAATGTTGAAGAAGCTGACAACACTGAAGGTAGATGACAACCAGCTGACCTCACTGCCTAGCACCATCGGGAG TGCGAAGCCCAAGCAAGG TCTGTCTCTGTTGGAGGAGTTGGACTGTAGTTGTAATGAGTTGGAGTCGTTGCCTCCCACCATCGGCTATCTGCACAGCCTGAGGACCTTCGCTGCAGACGAGAACTTCCTCACAGAGCTGCCCCGAGAG atcgGTAACTGTAAGAACGTGACAGTAATGTCATTGCGGTCCAACAAACTGGAGTTTCTCCCGGATGAGATCGGACAGATGACCAAACTACGAGTCCTGAACCTTAGTGAcaacag GTTAAAGAATCTACCGTTTACCTTCACCAAGCTGAAGGACCTGGCAGCTCTCTGGCTCTCTGACAATCAG tcCAAGGCTCTGATCCCACTGCAGACAGAAGCCCACCCTGAAACCAAACAGAAGGTTTTGACCAACTACATGTTTCCTCAGCAACCACGACATGATGAGG atTACCAGTCGGACAGTGACAGCTTTAATCCAACTCTGTGGgaggagcagagacagcagaggatgaCTGTGGCCTTTGACTTTgaggacaaaaaagaagaggaagacaactCTGGGAAGGTCAAG gtggagaTAAACCTAAAGCGCTACCCAACACCCTACCCTGAGGACCTTAAGAACATGGTCAAGTCAGTGCAAAGCCTTGTGGGTAAGAGCGTCCACGCCGGACACGggcaccagcaccagcaccaacaccaacaccagcaCCAGCTGAGCACAGGCACTGCCACCTCGGCAGGAACCAAcatggaacacacacacctcagcaaaGAACCGTACGAACCCCCGTGGCCGCTGCCTCCTAAAGAG gtgacagacagagagatgcagGACTTCTCTCAGACTCAGCTCATGGATCAGGGATCAATGCATAACTCTGGCATCGACATTCCCAAAAGGAAGGACAAAGAGGACCTGACAGAGAGCTCTGAG gaCTCGATGGGCGGCTCTCCCAACGACATCCGCATCTCTGACATGAGGCCAACCCTGGTGGAGCCGCCTATGTACAAACCAAAGGTGGTGCTGCTGGGGAAAGACAAGAAAG aGTCTACGGATGAGGAGGTGGATAAGCTCCATTGTCTGAACCACAGTGGCTCCTCAGCCACCTACTCCGACTACTCTCCCTCGCAGGGCTCCTCCGGCTCCTCCAACCCGCCCGCcaacacacactcgcacacactctctcacacacaccaacacactccCGCCCTGTCGGCCCCCAGCAAGGACCAGGCTCCTCAAACACACTGGACcaacag ACTGGCCCAGTCATTTCCCAAGCCAATTGACTCCAAGCCCCTGCTATCTCAGAGAGAAACCCCTCCATCAGGAACCCTGCAGCAGCGTGGAGATCGGCGTCCACTGAGCGAACCTTTCGACTGGTCTGAGGCGCCTCACTATGACAACACAGGCTTTGATGCGGAGGAGTCTCCTCTGGACCCTCCGTCCTCTACGGGGAGTCAGGGAAATCCACCGCTGGGCTCCAAACCCCGCAGCCAGTCAACACATGGGCGACGCCCCCTCCTGAGGCAAGAACGTATCGTAGGAGTACCTTTGGAGCTGGACACTCAGACACTCCCCTTCCACAGTAACCAACGTTCCACTCCTGACAACGACCCATCGTCCTCTGGAGCTCCTACCCAAAATCCTTGGCAGAACTGGACAAGAACCCCCAGCCCACTGGAGGACCGAACTGCTTTTCCTTCCAAACTGGACATGACGCCCACCTCCAGCCCCAACCCTGACCGCAAGGACATAGATTCAAG ACTGGAGCAAGGTGCAGGGCCTTTGCCTGGCAGCTGGACCTACCACAACAATCAAGGGGAGCAAAACAGGAAGGATCAGCTAAACGTCAGTGGGGGTAACAAAGTGACCGTGGTGATGAGTAAAAGCTCAGATCGCCTGTCCCCCATGATGAGGGAGACAAGATCCAAGTTTAAGAAATCGCAGAGCATTGATGAGATTGACATTGGCTCCTACAAGGTGTACAG CATTCCCATGGACAGCTACAGTTCTTCCATTGAGCAGCAGACTAGTCTGGACCGTCCAGAATTGCCTGGCTCTATGGAGCAGACCAACATGTCCCGGTCACAGTCTGCTCCCATGTTAGATGATGAGTTGGGCTTCCCAGGACATGGCGCCAGCTCCCAGAACCAGCTGGGACAGAACCAAAAACCTGTCATCCCACAGAAGGCATACCACTTTGATCACAACTACAACCCCCAG GTGACCATGGACCGTCGGGTCCCTCCCCCCTTCCCCAACACACCAGATTATGTCAACCACTCATCCAAGGCCTTGGAGTACATCAATCAACCAGGGAAGACATTACCCAAGGAGCTGGTGAGCCCTCGGTATCGTGCATACCCACCACTGGAGATGTTTTCTTTCCCCCAGTCACCAATCAACCAAGATGGTCTGCCcaaccagcagcaacagcaaccaGTCCCAGCACAGCGCTCCAGACCAGGGTTTTTGAGGAGAGCAGATTCATTGGTGAGCTCTACGGAGCTTGCTTTGTTCCGCAGAGTCCATGAAGCCCAGCAGGAGGCACTGCAGGAATCTCAGTACAGACAGCAG GCGGACCCCCCTCTTTACAGTCGGGCTCTCGCCTACTCCACCCCCATGGAGCACTCTGCTCTCACCAATATGGCTGACAGCCAGAGCCAGATGCTGCACAATAAGAGAAATGGTCGCTATGATGATGACTATCCCACCTACCAGGAGCAGAAGAAGCCAATGATTGGTTATCCAACCAAGAGCTTGACTCAGCGCCGCCCCCTGTCTGCTAGGAGCTACAGTACTGAGACCTACGGAGCATCACAG GCTCGTCCCGTGTCAGCTCGTCCTACCATGGCTGCCCTGCTGGAGAAGATGCCTCCTGACTACACTCTGGCAACCTGCCCTGAGAAACCATCTGATGACACCATTAAAGTGAGGCCTGTCGTACCACAGAAACCTGAAGACATCACCTCCAGGATGCCCGCCGACTGGAGGCAACAGCTACTTAGGCACATAGAGGCCAAACGATTGGACAGG acgCCCTCTCAGCAGGGTGCCATGCTGGATAATGACCAGGAGGGGGTGTCAGGGAGTAACCAATGGGCTCCCTACTCGCTTGGCAGAAGGGATGTCCCACCTGACAATCTCATGAAAAAG ACTGCCCACTCCCACAACCCACCTTCCCATcaaccacacaacacacacatgatcgtcacttcatcctcctcctcctcgtccacTACGCCTCATCGTGCCGTCGGGCAGCAGGGTTATGATGGGATGATGAACAAAGGGGGCCAATACCAACCAGGCATGCCCTTGTCAGTGGTTCCCTCTGGGGGCCCGGGCCAGTATCAAGGCAACATGCCTCAAG GCCATTCAGCTCCTGGACAGGCTTATCCCAGCTCTGGCCTGCCCATGGCCCTGTCTCCTTCTGGGAACCAGCCCCAGTACAACCCACATTCCTCACACACCTCCCATCAGCCCTCCCTCCCAGCCACCAACCCCCAGTACCATGGCAACCAGGGCATGGTCCATAGCAACCAGGTTGTCATGACCCACACAAACCCACGGCCTCAGAGCGCTCGCTGCCTGTTGCAGACTAAAGGCCAGAAGAGCACGGACGGTTTCCAGGAACag TTGTGTGTGAGAATAGAGAAGAACCCTGGTCTTGGTTTCAGTATCTCTGGTGGCATCAGTGGCCAGGGGAACCCCTTCAAACCCTCCGACATG
- the lrrc7 gene encoding leucine-rich repeat-containing protein 7 isoform X1, whose protein sequence is MDNYSTLQLQCLEMTTKRKLIGRLVPCRCFRGEEEVISVLDYSHCSLQQVPKEIFSFERTLEELYLDANQIEELPKQLFNCQALKKLSMPDNDLSNLPTTIASLVNLKELDISKNGIQEFPDNIKCCKGLSVVEASVNPITKLPDGFTQLLNLTQLFLNDAFLEYLPANFGRLSKLRILELRENHLKTMPKSIHRLTQLERLDLGSNEFSEVPEVLEQIHNLKELWLDNNSLQSIPGSLGKLRQLRYLDLAKNRIETLDTDISGCEALEDLLLSSNMLQHLPDTIGMLKKLTTLKVDDNQLTSLPSTIGSAKPKQGLSLLEELDCSCNELESLPPTIGYLHSLRTFAADENFLTELPREIGNCKNVTVMSLRSNKLEFLPDEIGQMTKLRVLNLSDNRLKNLPFTFTKLKDLAALWLSDNQSKALIPLQTEAHPETKQKVLTNYMFPQQPRHDEDYQSDSDSFNPTLWEEQRQQRMTVAFDFEDKKEEEDNSGKVKVEINLKRYPTPYPEDLKNMVKSVQSLVGKSVHAGHGHQHQHQHQHQHQLSTGTATSAGTNMEHTHLSKEPYEPPWPLPPKEVTDREMQDFSQTQLMDQGSMHNSGIDIPKRKDKEDLTESSEDSMGGSPNDIRISDMRPTLVEPPMYKPKVVLLGKDKKESTDEEVDKLHCLNHSGSSATYSDYSPSQGSSGSSNPPANTHSHTLSHTHQHTPALSAPSKDQAPQTHWTNRLAQSFPKPIDSKPLLSQRETPPSGTLQQRGDRRPLSEPFDWSEAPHYDNTGFDAEESPLDPPSSTGSQGNPPLGSKPRSQSTHGRRPLLRQERIVGVPLELDTQTLPFHSNQRSTPDNDPSSSGAPTQNPWQNWTRTPSPLEDRTAFPSKLDMTPTSSPNPDRKDIDSRLEQGAGPLPGSWTYHNNQGEQNRKDQLNVSGGNKVTVVMSKSSDRLSPMMRETRSKFKKSQSIDEIDIGSYKVYSIPMDSYSSSIEQQTSLDRPELPGSMEQTNMSRSQSAPMLDDELGFPGHGASSQNQLGQNQKPVIPQKAYHFDHNYNPQVTMDRRVPPPFPNTPDYVNHSSKALEYINQPGKTLPKELVSPRYRAYPPLEMFSFPQSPINQDGLPNQQQQQPVPAQRSRPGFLRRADSLVSSTELALFRRVHEAQQEALQESQYRQQADPPLYSRALAYSTPMEHSALTNMADSQSQMLHNKRNGRYDDDYPTYQEQKKPMIGYPTKSLTQRRPLSARSYSTETYGASQARPVSARPTMAALLEKMPPDYTLATCPEKPSDDTIKVRPVVPQKPEDITSRMPADWRQQLLRHIEAKRLDRSGVLKHNTLTLGMLCQGGGHGQGRSSTLNFNLYNNTKHEPPAGRWLPLPPPPSAKATPSQQGAMLDNDQEGVSGSNQWAPYSLGRRDVPPDNLMKKTAHSHNPPSHQPHNTHMIVTSSSSSSSTTPHRAVGQQGYDGMMNKGGQYQPGMPLSVVPSGGPGQYQGNMPQGHSAPGQAYPSSGLPMALSPSGNQPQYNPHSSHTSHQPSLPATNPQYHGNQGMVHSNQVVMTHTNPRPQSARCLLQTKGQKSTDGFQEQLCVRIEKNPGLGFSISGGISGQGNPFKPSDMGIFVTRVQHDGPAASALQPGDKILQANGHSFLHMEHETAVSLLKSFPRTVDLMVLRDSSSH, encoded by the exons TACAGTGTCTGGAAATGACCACTAAGCGGAAGCTGATTGGCCGGCTGGTGCCGTGCCGTTGTTTCCGTGGTGAAGAGGAAGTGATCTCAGTGTTGGACTACTCCcactgcagcctgcagcaggtCCCAAAGGAAATCTTCAGCTTTGAGAGAACACTGGAGGAGCTCTACCTAGACGCCAACCAGATTGAGGAACTACCCAAG CAACTCTTCAACTGCCAGGCCCTGAAGAAGCTGAGCATGCCTGATAACGACCTGTCCAACCTGCCCACCACCATCGCCAGCTTGGTTAACCTCAAAGAGCTTGACATCAGTAAAAACG gtatccAGGAGTTTCCCGACAACATAAAATGCTGTAAAGGCCTGTCTGTGGTGGAGGCCAGTGTTAACCCCATCACCAA ACTCCCAGATGGTTTTACGCAGCTCCTGAATCTCACCCAGCTCTTCTTAAACGATGCCTTCTTGGAGTATCTGCCGGCTAACTTTGGCAG ACTTTCCAAACTACGGATCCTGGAGCTGAGAGAGAACCACCTGAAGACCATGCCAaa GTCCATCCACAGACTGACACAGCTGGAGAGGTTGGATCTGGGTAGCAATGAATTCTCTGAAGTG CCGGAGGTGTTGGAACAGATCCATAACCTAAAAGAGCTGTGGCTGGATAACAACTCTCTGCAGTCCATACCAGGG TCACTAGGAAAACTTCGTCAGTTGCGGTACTTGGACTTAGCTAAGAACCGTATTGAGACGCTGGACACGGACATTTCAGGCTGCGAGGCCTTAGAGGACCTGCTGCTATCTTCCAACATGCTGCAGCACCTCCCTGACACTatag GAATGTTGAAGAAGCTGACAACACTGAAGGTAGATGACAACCAGCTGACCTCACTGCCTAGCACCATCGGGAG TGCGAAGCCCAAGCAAGG TCTGTCTCTGTTGGAGGAGTTGGACTGTAGTTGTAATGAGTTGGAGTCGTTGCCTCCCACCATCGGCTATCTGCACAGCCTGAGGACCTTCGCTGCAGACGAGAACTTCCTCACAGAGCTGCCCCGAGAG atcgGTAACTGTAAGAACGTGACAGTAATGTCATTGCGGTCCAACAAACTGGAGTTTCTCCCGGATGAGATCGGACAGATGACCAAACTACGAGTCCTGAACCTTAGTGAcaacag GTTAAAGAATCTACCGTTTACCTTCACCAAGCTGAAGGACCTGGCAGCTCTCTGGCTCTCTGACAATCAG tcCAAGGCTCTGATCCCACTGCAGACAGAAGCCCACCCTGAAACCAAACAGAAGGTTTTGACCAACTACATGTTTCCTCAGCAACCACGACATGATGAGG atTACCAGTCGGACAGTGACAGCTTTAATCCAACTCTGTGGgaggagcagagacagcagaggatgaCTGTGGCCTTTGACTTTgaggacaaaaaagaagaggaagacaactCTGGGAAGGTCAAG gtggagaTAAACCTAAAGCGCTACCCAACACCCTACCCTGAGGACCTTAAGAACATGGTCAAGTCAGTGCAAAGCCTTGTGGGTAAGAGCGTCCACGCCGGACACGggcaccagcaccagcaccaacaccaacaccagcaCCAGCTGAGCACAGGCACTGCCACCTCGGCAGGAACCAAcatggaacacacacacctcagcaaaGAACCGTACGAACCCCCGTGGCCGCTGCCTCCTAAAGAG gtgacagacagagagatgcagGACTTCTCTCAGACTCAGCTCATGGATCAGGGATCAATGCATAACTCTGGCATCGACATTCCCAAAAGGAAGGACAAAGAGGACCTGACAGAGAGCTCTGAG gaCTCGATGGGCGGCTCTCCCAACGACATCCGCATCTCTGACATGAGGCCAACCCTGGTGGAGCCGCCTATGTACAAACCAAAGGTGGTGCTGCTGGGGAAAGACAAGAAAG aGTCTACGGATGAGGAGGTGGATAAGCTCCATTGTCTGAACCACAGTGGCTCCTCAGCCACCTACTCCGACTACTCTCCCTCGCAGGGCTCCTCCGGCTCCTCCAACCCGCCCGCcaacacacactcgcacacactctctcacacacaccaacacactccCGCCCTGTCGGCCCCCAGCAAGGACCAGGCTCCTCAAACACACTGGACcaacag ACTGGCCCAGTCATTTCCCAAGCCAATTGACTCCAAGCCCCTGCTATCTCAGAGAGAAACCCCTCCATCAGGAACCCTGCAGCAGCGTGGAGATCGGCGTCCACTGAGCGAACCTTTCGACTGGTCTGAGGCGCCTCACTATGACAACACAGGCTTTGATGCGGAGGAGTCTCCTCTGGACCCTCCGTCCTCTACGGGGAGTCAGGGAAATCCACCGCTGGGCTCCAAACCCCGCAGCCAGTCAACACATGGGCGACGCCCCCTCCTGAGGCAAGAACGTATCGTAGGAGTACCTTTGGAGCTGGACACTCAGACACTCCCCTTCCACAGTAACCAACGTTCCACTCCTGACAACGACCCATCGTCCTCTGGAGCTCCTACCCAAAATCCTTGGCAGAACTGGACAAGAACCCCCAGCCCACTGGAGGACCGAACTGCTTTTCCTTCCAAACTGGACATGACGCCCACCTCCAGCCCCAACCCTGACCGCAAGGACATAGATTCAAG ACTGGAGCAAGGTGCAGGGCCTTTGCCTGGCAGCTGGACCTACCACAACAATCAAGGGGAGCAAAACAGGAAGGATCAGCTAAACGTCAGTGGGGGTAACAAAGTGACCGTGGTGATGAGTAAAAGCTCAGATCGCCTGTCCCCCATGATGAGGGAGACAAGATCCAAGTTTAAGAAATCGCAGAGCATTGATGAGATTGACATTGGCTCCTACAAGGTGTACAG CATTCCCATGGACAGCTACAGTTCTTCCATTGAGCAGCAGACTAGTCTGGACCGTCCAGAATTGCCTGGCTCTATGGAGCAGACCAACATGTCCCGGTCACAGTCTGCTCCCATGTTAGATGATGAGTTGGGCTTCCCAGGACATGGCGCCAGCTCCCAGAACCAGCTGGGACAGAACCAAAAACCTGTCATCCCACAGAAGGCATACCACTTTGATCACAACTACAACCCCCAG GTGACCATGGACCGTCGGGTCCCTCCCCCCTTCCCCAACACACCAGATTATGTCAACCACTCATCCAAGGCCTTGGAGTACATCAATCAACCAGGGAAGACATTACCCAAGGAGCTGGTGAGCCCTCGGTATCGTGCATACCCACCACTGGAGATGTTTTCTTTCCCCCAGTCACCAATCAACCAAGATGGTCTGCCcaaccagcagcaacagcaaccaGTCCCAGCACAGCGCTCCAGACCAGGGTTTTTGAGGAGAGCAGATTCATTGGTGAGCTCTACGGAGCTTGCTTTGTTCCGCAGAGTCCATGAAGCCCAGCAGGAGGCACTGCAGGAATCTCAGTACAGACAGCAG GCGGACCCCCCTCTTTACAGTCGGGCTCTCGCCTACTCCACCCCCATGGAGCACTCTGCTCTCACCAATATGGCTGACAGCCAGAGCCAGATGCTGCACAATAAGAGAAATGGTCGCTATGATGATGACTATCCCACCTACCAGGAGCAGAAGAAGCCAATGATTGGTTATCCAACCAAGAGCTTGACTCAGCGCCGCCCCCTGTCTGCTAGGAGCTACAGTACTGAGACCTACGGAGCATCACAG GCTCGTCCCGTGTCAGCTCGTCCTACCATGGCTGCCCTGCTGGAGAAGATGCCTCCTGACTACACTCTGGCAACCTGCCCTGAGAAACCATCTGATGACACCATTAAAGTGAGGCCTGTCGTACCACAGAAACCTGAAGACATCACCTCCAGGATGCCCGCCGACTGGAGGCAACAGCTACTTAGGCACATAGAGGCCAAACGATTGGACAGG AGTGGTGTCCTAAAGCACAACACCCTCACGCTGGGCATGCTCTGTCAGGGCGGGGGTCACGGCCAGGGGCGCAGCAGCACTTTGAACTTTAACCTTTACAATAACACTAAGCATGAGCCCCCTGCTGGCCGCTGGCTGCCACTACCTCCTCCTCCGTCTGCTAAAGCT acgCCCTCTCAGCAGGGTGCCATGCTGGATAATGACCAGGAGGGGGTGTCAGGGAGTAACCAATGGGCTCCCTACTCGCTTGGCAGAAGGGATGTCCCACCTGACAATCTCATGAAAAAG ACTGCCCACTCCCACAACCCACCTTCCCATcaaccacacaacacacacatgatcgtcacttcatcctcctcctcctcgtccacTACGCCTCATCGTGCCGTCGGGCAGCAGGGTTATGATGGGATGATGAACAAAGGGGGCCAATACCAACCAGGCATGCCCTTGTCAGTGGTTCCCTCTGGGGGCCCGGGCCAGTATCAAGGCAACATGCCTCAAG GCCATTCAGCTCCTGGACAGGCTTATCCCAGCTCTGGCCTGCCCATGGCCCTGTCTCCTTCTGGGAACCAGCCCCAGTACAACCCACATTCCTCACACACCTCCCATCAGCCCTCCCTCCCAGCCACCAACCCCCAGTACCATGGCAACCAGGGCATGGTCCATAGCAACCAGGTTGTCATGACCCACACAAACCCACGGCCTCAGAGCGCTCGCTGCCTGTTGCAGACTAAAGGCCAGAAGAGCACGGACGGTTTCCAGGAACag TTGTGTGTGAGAATAGAGAAGAACCCTGGTCTTGGTTTCAGTATCTCTGGTGGCATCAGTGGCCAGGGGAACCCCTTCAAACCCTCCGACATG